The following are encoded together in the Flavobacterium sp. TR2 genome:
- a CDS encoding DUF3127 domain-containing protein, whose amino-acid sequence MEVTGKVKVVNPEQQVSASFKKRELVVTTEEQYPQHILIEFTQDKCDLLSSYKQGDAVKVSINLRGREWVNPQGETRYFNSIQGWRIERLAAETPGQAPAMPAAETFAPATNVNDDEPDDLPF is encoded by the coding sequence ATGGAAGTTACAGGAAAAGTAAAAGTGGTTAACCCAGAGCAGCAAGTTAGTGCCTCATTCAAAAAAAGAGAGTTAGTTGTTACTACTGAGGAGCAGTATCCACAGCATATTTTAATCGAATTTACGCAAGATAAATGCGATTTGTTGAGTAGCTATAAACAAGGAGATGCAGTAAAAGTTTCTATCAATTTAAGAGGAAGAGAATGGGTTAATCCGCAAGGAGAAACTAGATATTTCAATAGTATTCAAGGTTGGAGAATCGAAAGATTAGCGGCAGAAACTCCAGGACAGGCTCCTGCAATGCCAGCAGCAGAAACTTTTGCTCCAGCAACAAACGTAAACGACGACGAACCAGACGATTTACCGTTCTAA
- a CDS encoding MOSC domain-containing protein translates to MSAIYSVKEIYIYPIKSLAGISLESAKAEEMGFENDRRWMLIDAENQMLTQREHRIMSQFYPQISDGKISIAFQDQKHEFSIGEHLENAIEVNVWDDKSEVVEVNLETSRWFSQHLGFECRLVKIIKNGDRKHESSKLKETFNVSLADGYPYLLIGTESLDFLNDKLDEKITVKRFRPNLVVSTENPHEEDDFKTFTIGEVQFKNIKPCGRCVMVNNDPENGRLKKEPLKTLSKYRNVDNSVLFGTNIVSLNSGIISVGDEVVF, encoded by the coding sequence ATGAGTGCAATTTACAGCGTAAAAGAAATTTATATTTATCCGATAAAAAGTTTGGCAGGAATTAGTTTGGAGTCTGCAAAAGCTGAAGAAATGGGATTTGAAAACGATCGCCGTTGGATGCTTATTGATGCAGAAAATCAAATGCTGACGCAGAGAGAACATCGCATCATGAGTCAGTTTTATCCGCAGATTTCAGATGGAAAAATCAGCATTGCTTTTCAGGATCAAAAGCATGAATTTTCTATTGGCGAACATTTAGAAAATGCAATTGAAGTAAATGTTTGGGATGATAAAAGCGAAGTTGTTGAGGTAAATCTTGAAACATCAAGATGGTTTAGCCAGCATTTAGGTTTTGAATGCAGATTGGTCAAAATAATAAAAAATGGAGATCGTAAGCACGAAAGCTCCAAATTAAAAGAAACATTTAATGTAAGTTTGGCTGATGGCTATCCATATTTATTAATTGGAACGGAGAGCCTAGACTTTTTAAATGATAAATTGGATGAAAAAATTACCGTAAAAAGATTTCGTCCAAACCTTGTGGTAAGTACTGAAAATCCTCATGAAGAAGATGATTTTAAGACTTTTACGATAGGAGAAGTCCAATTTAAAAATATAAAACCCTGCGGAAGATGTGTCATGGTAAACAATGATCCGGAAAATGGGCGTTTAAAAAAAGAACCTTTAAAAACTTTAAGCAAATACAGAAACGTAGATAACTCTGTTTTGTTCGGAACCAATATTGTGAGCCTGAATTCAGGAATTATCAGCGTAGGCGATGAGGTTGTTTTTTAG
- the arfB gene encoding alternative ribosome rescue aminoacyl-tRNA hydrolase ArfB → MDSEKIISELNFKAVRSSGSGGQNVNKVSSKVVLSFDLNASQTLSDEEKLLLQENIASRLTSENILILNCDEDRSQLKNKEIVTKRFLEIIKKGLYVPKVRKATKVPKAVIKKRIKDKKTLSDLKQSRRRPNLD, encoded by the coding sequence ATGGATTCAGAAAAAATCATATCAGAATTAAATTTTAAGGCCGTTCGCAGCAGCGGTTCTGGCGGGCAAAACGTGAATAAAGTTTCGTCAAAAGTAGTTCTGAGTTTTGATTTGAATGCTTCTCAAACTTTGTCTGATGAAGAAAAATTACTTCTGCAAGAAAATATTGCATCAAGATTGACTTCTGAAAATATCTTAATTTTAAATTGCGACGAAGACCGAAGCCAACTTAAAAACAAAGAAATTGTAACCAAACGATTTCTGGAAATTATCAAAAAAGGATTGTATGTTCCAAAAGTCAGAAAGGCAACAAAAGTCCCGAAAGCTGTAATTAAGAAAAGAATTAAAGACAAGAAGACTCTTTCTGATTTAAAGCAATCTCGAAGAAGACCGAATTTAGATTAA
- a CDS encoding DUF4301 family protein: MEKDLRQQKTSIIKIALFGPESTGKTTLAKQLADYYETEWVPEFARDYLQEKWEENKHICVADDMMPIAYGQTALENEKLASANKYLFCDTNLMVTKVFSEMYYGFCDPLLNEAALKHEYDLFFLTDIDVPWEKDDIRDTPEGRETVFSVFKQTLIDTKKPFITLSGDKETRLAKATAIIDNLTIAKEKGFSSSDFVQIYERGIPFANVIKQLEIFDNGIAKSNLLSPARIDNGILSLSEKDFEEKAIFFDKQKENLKIKKFVPASGAASRMFKFLNTFLNDFDIQKETINAYINRKKDKELAIFIIGMEKFPFFEAIDQKLREVYPDFETLERDYKNYYFIKLLLSPDYFDFANKPKAVLPFHLYETHIANPIEEHLNECVHYATSKNVSNLHFTVSEIHQNLFYKGVNEVIEKIEEPSGVKINIGYSYQNKSTDSITIDEEKKLVKDKNDNLVFRPGGHGALIENLNNLEADVIFIKNIDNVIQNHIDKITLYKKALAGVLIEVQQKIFSYLKLIDQKEIEENHLAEIILFLKEKLNVEMNADFGKFTFENKISKIKELLDRPIRVCGMVKNEGEPGGGPFWVMNDKGVSSLQIVETSQVDLTNKKQQTILAESTHFNPVDLVCGIKNYKKEKFDLLQFVDRKAGFIVEKSVDGKTVKSYELPGLWNGSMANWLTVFVAVPLITFNPVKTVNDLLKAAHQPQ; this comes from the coding sequence ATGGAGAAAGATCTTAGACAGCAAAAAACAAGTATCATAAAAATTGCTTTGTTTGGACCTGAAAGTACAGGAAAAACAACCTTAGCAAAACAGCTTGCAGATTACTACGAAACCGAATGGGTTCCCGAGTTTGCACGTGACTATCTGCAAGAAAAATGGGAGGAGAATAAGCACATTTGCGTAGCCGATGATATGATGCCTATTGCGTATGGACAAACAGCGTTGGAAAACGAAAAATTGGCAAGCGCAAATAAATACTTGTTCTGCGATACGAATTTGATGGTGACCAAAGTCTTTTCTGAAATGTATTATGGTTTTTGCGATCCGCTTTTAAATGAAGCGGCGCTTAAACACGAATACGATTTGTTTTTCCTGACTGACATTGATGTGCCGTGGGAGAAAGACGATATTCGCGATACTCCTGAAGGGCGCGAAACTGTCTTTTCTGTTTTTAAACAAACTTTGATAGACACTAAAAAGCCTTTCATAACCTTATCTGGTGACAAAGAAACGCGCTTGGCAAAAGCAACGGCTATTATTGATAATTTGACTATTGCGAAAGAAAAAGGCTTTTCTTCTTCAGATTTTGTTCAAATTTATGAAAGAGGAATTCCTTTTGCGAACGTTATAAAACAGCTCGAAATTTTTGACAATGGAATTGCTAAGAGTAATTTACTAAGCCCAGCGAGAATTGATAATGGTATTTTGAGCTTATCTGAAAAAGATTTTGAAGAAAAAGCAATCTTTTTTGATAAACAGAAAGAAAATTTAAAAATTAAAAAGTTTGTTCCTGCCTCTGGTGCCGCATCGAGAATGTTCAAATTTTTGAACACTTTTCTAAATGATTTTGATATTCAAAAAGAAACTATAAACGCTTACATTAACAGAAAAAAAGATAAAGAGCTTGCTATTTTTATTATCGGAATGGAAAAGTTTCCTTTTTTTGAAGCAATAGATCAAAAATTAAGAGAAGTTTATCCTGATTTTGAAACCCTTGAGAGAGATTACAAAAATTATTATTTTATAAAATTGTTATTGTCTCCTGACTATTTTGATTTTGCCAATAAACCAAAAGCAGTATTGCCATTTCATTTGTATGAAACACATATAGCGAATCCGATTGAAGAGCATTTAAATGAATGCGTACATTATGCTACTTCAAAAAATGTTTCCAATTTGCATTTTACAGTTTCAGAAATTCACCAAAACTTGTTTTATAAAGGAGTTAATGAAGTTATAGAAAAGATTGAAGAGCCTTCTGGTGTTAAAATTAATATTGGGTATTCATACCAAAATAAAAGCACAGATTCCATTACTATTGATGAAGAAAAAAAATTAGTTAAGGATAAGAATGATAATTTAGTCTTTAGGCCAGGAGGACATGGTGCCTTAATCGAAAATTTGAATAACCTAGAGGCAGATGTAATTTTTATTAAAAATATAGACAACGTAATTCAGAATCATATTGATAAAATTACCTTGTACAAAAAAGCACTAGCAGGTGTTTTAATTGAAGTACAGCAAAAAATTTTTTCGTATTTAAAATTAATTGACCAGAAAGAGATTGAAGAAAATCATTTGGCAGAAATTATCTTGTTTTTAAAGGAAAAACTCAATGTTGAGATGAATGCTGATTTCGGTAAATTTACTTTTGAAAATAAAATAAGCAAAATAAAAGAACTTTTAGATAGGCCAATTCGTGTTTGCGGAATGGTGAAAAATGAAGGAGAACCTGGAGGTGGCCCATTTTGGGTAATGAATGATAAAGGAGTAAGCTCTCTTCAAATTGTTGAAACTTCTCAAGTAGATTTGACTAATAAGAAACAGCAGACAATTTTAGCAGAATCGACACATTTTAATCCAGTAGATTTGGTTTGCGGTATTAAGAACTATAAAAAAGAGAAATTTGACCTATTGCAATTTGTCGATCGAAAAGCAGGTTTTATTGTAGAGAAAAGTGTCGATGGAAAAACAGTGAAAAGTTACGAATTGCCAGGGTTATGGAATGGATCAATGGCCAATTGGCTGACCGTTTTTGTTGCCGTCCCTCTGATTACTTTTAACCCAGTAAAAACGGTAAACGATTTGTTGAAAGCAGCGCATCAGCCACAATAA
- a CDS encoding Rieske (2Fe-2S) protein, whose amino-acid sequence MKKIWFFIAFTAVLFACSDNNRSNNNPYIPNYSINAYLDTNLPTYNKLIYPSNPVYVANFGAKGIIVMKTGEGTYTAFDAACPNQALTSCTAMTIEGIYAVCPCDKTQYNLFTGLGGKEYPMKQYRVESSGTVIHVYN is encoded by the coding sequence ATGAAAAAAATCTGGTTCTTTATCGCATTTACCGCAGTTTTATTTGCTTGCAGTGACAACAACAGAAGCAATAACAATCCGTACATTCCTAATTATTCGATAAACGCTTATCTGGACACTAATCTTCCCACCTATAACAAATTAATATATCCGAGCAATCCTGTATATGTTGCCAATTTTGGCGCAAAAGGAATTATCGTAATGAAAACTGGAGAAGGAACTTATACAGCTTTTGATGCTGCCTGCCCAAACCAAGCTTTAACTTCGTGCACAGCAATGACAATTGAAGGAATTTACGCTGTATGCCCTTGCGATAAAACTCAATATAACCTGTTTACGGGACTAGGCGGAAAGGAATATCCGATGAAACAATATCGCGTCGAATCTTCTGGAACAGTAATTCATGTATACAATTAA
- a CDS encoding sensor histidine kinase — MSFSERTNTTRWIIISVCFIIISLILWNTYTFFQIFKNEERLKMNLFVKAQITIVNADENTDVELPLQIFNNNTSIPGIIMLYDKVVSAVNVPDEILNDKKKRTAFLNKLKNENEPITFEYAPGKYQTLYYGNSSLLNKLKYYPIALLLIIFLCIALIYNFYKSTKMATQNKLWAGMAKETAHQIGTPLSSLIGWVEILKTEDIDPSISIEIEKDIERLQTITDRFSKIGSVPVLELHDIVEETKTAYEYLQSRFSKQVAFSFNAPNSPILGMINPTLHSWTIENLVKNAIDAMKGKGTLDLQIEQDAHHIKINIKDSGTGIPKKQFKTIFETGYTTKKRGWGLGLSLTKRIVEEYHNGKIKVLHSEIGKGTTFQIALNKKVQ; from the coding sequence ATGTCTTTTTCTGAAAGAACAAATACAACCCGCTGGATTATTATTTCTGTTTGTTTTATAATCATTTCTCTAATTCTTTGGAACACATACACTTTCTTCCAAATTTTTAAAAACGAGGAACGCTTAAAAATGAACCTTTTTGTGAAGGCTCAAATTACAATTGTAAATGCAGATGAAAATACCGATGTAGAGCTTCCGCTTCAGATTTTCAACAATAATACTTCAATTCCGGGTATAATCATGCTGTATGATAAAGTGGTAAGTGCCGTAAATGTTCCTGACGAAATTCTTAACGATAAGAAAAAAAGAACCGCTTTCTTGAATAAGCTGAAAAACGAAAATGAGCCTATCACTTTTGAGTATGCTCCAGGAAAATATCAGACGTTATATTATGGAAACTCTTCATTACTGAATAAACTCAAGTATTATCCAATTGCCCTGCTTTTGATTATATTTTTATGCATTGCATTGATTTACAATTTTTACAAAAGCACTAAAATGGCAACCCAAAACAAACTTTGGGCGGGAATGGCAAAAGAAACGGCACATCAGATTGGAACACCGCTTTCTTCATTAATTGGCTGGGTAGAAATATTAAAAACCGAAGATATTGATCCTTCTATTAGCATTGAAATAGAGAAAGATATTGAACGCCTGCAGACCATTACAGATCGTTTTTCTAAAATCGGTTCTGTGCCTGTTTTAGAACTTCATGATATTGTAGAAGAAACAAAAACGGCTTATGAATATTTACAATCTCGTTTTTCGAAGCAAGTTGCCTTTTCATTTAACGCTCCAAATTCTCCAATATTAGGCATGATAAACCCAACTTTGCATAGTTGGACTATCGAAAATTTGGTTAAAAATGCGATTGATGCCATGAAGGGAAAAGGAACTTTAGACCTTCAAATTGAACAAGACGCACATCATATAAAAATTAACATTAAAGATTCTGGAACTGGAATTCCTAAAAAACAATTTAAAACCATTTTTGAGACTGGTTATACAACCAAAAAACGCGGCTGGGGTCTTGGGCTTTCTTTAACCAAAAGAATTGTAGAAGAATATCACAACGGAAAAATCAAAGTTTTACATTCTGAAATTGGAAAAGGAACTACTTTTCAAATTGCTTTAAATAAAAAAGTGCAGTAA
- a CDS encoding TonB-dependent receptor produces the protein MKTIFQGAKAQRYKGTEVFANKTKFIFSTFSFLFTLLSFSQQQDSTKVNQLDDVLVSAVRVTSKTPVSFSNMDKKEIKFRNLGQDIPVLMNYLPSVVTTSDAGNGVGYTGIRVRGSDATRVNVTINGIPYNDAESQGTFWVNMPDFASSVESLQLQRGVGTSTNGAGAFGASLNMLTDSYARKATGEISSSAGSFNTFKNTVKFSTGLLNDHFEIAGRLSAIKSHGYIDRGSADLKSYFLQGTYVGKTTLIKALVFGGTQKTYQSWNGIDGETLNTNRTFNSAGMYTDDAGNVHFYDNETDNYNQDHYQLHWSESISDKWSTNLAFHYTKGKGYYENYKEDEPVAGYGPIQPTKTLEDDNGDLVPVTDLIRQKWLDNDFYGTTFSAKYVTEKLNVILGGGWNKYEGDHFGKVIWAQYSDQSALGAHYYDDYSSKTDGNVFAKANYQFTEKLSFYGDLQYRRVRYKANSAETGLVDDTFNFFNPKAGLNYAFNQNSTLYFSYARANREPNRTDYEGGNVKPEKLNDFELGWRFNTEKFQLNSNVYYMGYKDQLILTGRLDDVGNPIRANTEKSYRLGFEFDATIALSEKFTLRPNFTLSSNKNVDLAVDGEYYGTTKIAYSPEVIAGNVIVYKPIERLYLSLLQKYVGEQYMNNIELPAAKLADYFVNDFNASYEIKPKTIFQSITITALVNNIFDKKYVSNGYMWDVYPYYYPQAGTNFLVGLNLKF, from the coding sequence ATGAAAACTATTTTTCAAGGTGCTAAGGCACAGAGGTACAAAGGCACAGAGGTTTTTGCAAACAAAACCAAATTTATCTTTTCTACATTTTCTTTTCTTTTTACTCTTTTATCTTTTTCACAGCAGCAAGATTCTACAAAAGTGAATCAGCTGGATGATGTTTTAGTTTCTGCGGTTCGTGTTACGTCAAAGACTCCTGTGAGTTTTAGCAATATGGATAAAAAGGAGATTAAGTTTAGAAATTTAGGTCAGGATATTCCAGTCTTGATGAACTATCTTCCTTCGGTAGTAACAACTTCAGATGCTGGTAACGGTGTTGGTTATACCGGAATTAGAGTACGTGGAAGTGACGCTACGCGTGTAAACGTAACCATAAACGGAATTCCGTACAATGATGCTGAAAGTCAAGGAACTTTTTGGGTAAATATGCCCGATTTTGCTTCTTCTGTAGAAAGTCTACAATTGCAGCGCGGTGTTGGAACATCAACAAATGGAGCAGGAGCATTTGGAGCAAGCTTAAATATGCTGACGGATAGTTATGCAAGAAAAGCGACAGGTGAAATTTCAAGTTCTGCTGGATCTTTCAATACTTTTAAAAACACGGTAAAATTTAGTACGGGTTTATTAAATGACCATTTTGAAATTGCTGGACGTTTGTCTGCAATAAAATCTCACGGATATATTGACCGTGGAAGCGCAGATTTAAAATCATATTTCTTGCAGGGAACTTACGTTGGTAAAACGACTTTAATTAAAGCATTGGTTTTTGGAGGAACTCAAAAAACGTATCAATCTTGGAATGGAATCGATGGAGAGACGTTAAACACAAATCGTACTTTTAACTCGGCAGGAATGTACACAGACGATGCAGGAAATGTACATTTCTATGATAACGAAACCGATAATTACAATCAGGATCATTATCAATTGCACTGGAGTGAATCGATTTCTGATAAATGGAGTACAAACTTGGCATTTCATTATACAAAAGGAAAAGGCTATTACGAAAACTATAAAGAAGATGAGCCTGTTGCAGGATATGGACCAATTCAACCAACAAAAACACTTGAAGACGACAATGGAGATTTAGTTCCAGTAACCGATTTGATTCGCCAAAAATGGTTGGATAATGATTTCTACGGAACTACTTTTTCTGCTAAATATGTGACCGAAAAACTAAATGTTATTTTAGGAGGAGGCTGGAATAAATATGAAGGAGATCATTTCGGAAAAGTGATCTGGGCTCAATACTCGGATCAATCAGCATTGGGGGCTCATTATTACGATGATTATTCATCAAAAACAGATGGTAATGTTTTCGCGAAAGCAAATTATCAATTTACAGAAAAGTTAAGTTTCTATGGCGATCTGCAATATAGAAGAGTTCGTTACAAAGCCAATAGCGCAGAAACTGGTCTGGTAGATGATACTTTCAATTTCTTCAATCCGAAAGCAGGTTTAAATTACGCTTTTAATCAAAATAGCACTTTATATTTTTCTTACGCAAGAGCTAATCGTGAACCAAATAGAACCGATTACGAAGGCGGAAATGTGAAGCCTGAAAAACTGAATGATTTTGAATTAGGCTGGAGATTCAACACAGAGAAGTTTCAATTGAATTCAAATGTATATTATATGGGATACAAAGATCAATTAATCTTAACAGGAAGATTGGACGATGTAGGAAACCCAATTCGTGCTAATACAGAGAAAAGCTACCGTTTAGGTTTCGAATTTGATGCGACAATTGCACTTTCTGAGAAATTTACTTTAAGGCCAAACTTTACTTTAAGCAGCAACAAAAATGTTGATTTAGCAGTTGATGGCGAATATTATGGTACAACCAAAATCGCCTATTCTCCAGAAGTTATTGCAGGAAACGTGATTGTATATAAACCGATAGAGAGATTATATCTTTCATTACTGCAAAAATATGTGGGAGAGCAATACATGAACAATATTGAACTTCCGGCAGCAAAATTGGCAGATTACTTTGTAAACGATTTTAATGCATCTTACGAAATTAAACCAAAAACGATTTTTCAATCTATAACAATCACAGCTTTGGTGAATAATATTTTCGATAAAAAATATGTTTCAAATGGATATATGTGGGATGTTTACCCTTACTATTATCCGCAAGCGGGAACAAATTTCTTAGTTGGTTTGAATTTAAAATTCTAA
- a CDS encoding flavin reductase family protein, whose translation MISINPKEIPTAKLQGYLQSSIGPRPIAFASTISEAGIPNLSPFSFFNVFSANPPILVFSPSRRVRDNTIKHTLINAEATREVVINVVNYDLVQQTSLASTEYADGVNEFIKAGLTQIPSDLVKPYRVKESPVQFECRVTQIIPLGTEGGAGNLILCEVVKIHIHESILDENGAIDQHKIDLVSRLGNNWYSRSNQGLFEVAKPLTTLGVGVDAIPDFVKESPVFDGNDLGKLGNIEALPTKEEVSIFVKENFAVKGVLSSDDQKKVHLEAKKYLDNGDVESAWKVLLAKK comes from the coding sequence ATGATCAGCATTAACCCAAAAGAGATTCCAACGGCCAAATTGCAAGGCTATCTGCAGAGTTCAATTGGACCTAGACCTATTGCATTTGCAAGCACAATAAGCGAAGCAGGGATTCCGAATTTATCTCCGTTTAGTTTTTTTAATGTGTTTAGTGCCAACCCGCCAATTTTGGTTTTTTCGCCTTCAAGACGTGTTCGAGACAATACGATTAAACATACACTGATTAATGCCGAAGCAACTCGTGAAGTGGTCATAAATGTTGTCAATTACGATTTGGTGCAGCAGACTTCATTGGCAAGTACAGAATATGCAGACGGCGTAAACGAATTTATCAAAGCAGGGTTAACGCAGATTCCGTCAGATTTAGTAAAACCATATCGTGTAAAAGAGTCGCCTGTTCAATTTGAATGCAGGGTTACGCAGATTATTCCGTTAGGAACAGAAGGTGGGGCAGGAAATTTGATTTTGTGCGAAGTGGTAAAAATCCATATTCACGAATCTATTTTAGATGAAAATGGAGCAATCGATCAGCATAAAATTGATTTGGTTTCAAGACTTGGAAATAATTGGTATTCAAGATCTAACCAAGGGCTCTTTGAAGTCGCAAAACCCTTGACAACACTGGGGGTTGGCGTAGACGCGATACCAGATTTTGTAAAAGAAAGCCCCGTTTTCGATGGGAATGATTTAGGCAAACTTGGCAATATAGAAGCCTTGCCTACAAAAGAAGAAGTTAGTATATTTGTGAAGGAAAATTTCGCAGTCAAAGGAGTTTTAAGCTCTGACGACCAGAAAAAAGTACATTTAGAAGCCAAAAAATACTTGGATAATGGCGATGTAGAATCGGCTTGGAAAGTGCTTTTAGCTAAAAAATAA
- the aat gene encoding leucyl/phenylalanyl-tRNA--protein transferase yields MYYLFNDLFFPPVTEADEEGVLAIGGDLSSERLQLAYKSGIFPWFNEGEPILWWAPDPRMVLFFDELVISKSMKKILNKKVFKVTYNKNFREVISNCQQIKREGQDGTWISDEMIEAYCKLNEEGVAKSVEVWQDDALVGGLYGIDLGNIFCGESMFSKVSNASKTAFIALALYLKKENYKLLDCQVYNPHLESLGCREIDREEFMSILKSK; encoded by the coding sequence ATGTATTATTTATTCAACGATTTATTTTTTCCGCCAGTTACAGAAGCTGATGAAGAAGGAGTTTTGGCAATAGGAGGCGATCTAAGTTCAGAACGTTTGCAGTTGGCTTACAAAAGCGGTATTTTTCCGTGGTTTAATGAAGGTGAGCCTATTCTTTGGTGGGCTCCAGATCCGAGAATGGTACTTTTTTTTGATGAGTTGGTGATCTCCAAAAGCATGAAAAAAATTCTCAATAAGAAAGTATTTAAGGTAACTTACAATAAAAACTTTAGAGAAGTAATTTCTAATTGCCAGCAGATAAAGCGAGAAGGACAGGACGGAACTTGGATTTCTGATGAAATGATTGAAGCGTACTGCAAGTTAAATGAAGAAGGAGTGGCAAAATCAGTTGAGGTTTGGCAGGATGATGCCTTAGTGGGCGGTTTGTACGGAATTGATTTGGGCAACATTTTTTGTGGAGAAAGTATGTTTTCTAAGGTTTCAAATGCCTCAAAAACAGCTTTTATTGCTTTAGCTTTATATTTGAAAAAAGAAAATTATAAATTATTGGATTGTCAGGTTTATAATCCGCATTTGGAAAGTTTAGGTTGCCGCGAAATTGATCGCGAAGAATTTATGTCCATTTTAAAAAGCAAATAG
- a CDS encoding HesA/MoeB/ThiF family protein: MSIIQEFLRYNRQTILPEIGDEGQEKLKKARVLVIGAGGLGCPILQYIATAGVGFIGIIDFDVIEIHNLHRQILYTENEIGQNKSIVAKEMVSKLNPLIKPVAINEKLTAENASEIIQQYDIIVDGSDNFSTRYLVNDTCVELNKPLVYGSILKFEGQIAVFNHNGSKNLRDLFPEMPDPKDVPNCNLNGVLGTLPGIIGNMMAHETLKLILELPTLHNELIIFNTLNWNFTKLNF, from the coding sequence ATGAGCATTATACAAGAATTCCTTCGTTACAACAGACAAACTATCCTTCCTGAAATTGGCGATGAAGGTCAGGAAAAATTAAAAAAAGCTAGAGTTTTGGTGATTGGCGCAGGCGGTTTGGGCTGTCCGATTTTACAATATATTGCCACCGCAGGAGTTGGTTTTATTGGAATTATAGATTTTGATGTAATCGAGATCCACAATCTCCACAGACAGATTTTATATACTGAAAATGAAATTGGCCAAAATAAATCTATTGTTGCCAAGGAAATGGTTTCTAAACTAAATCCGCTAATTAAGCCTGTGGCAATCAATGAGAAATTAACTGCTGAGAATGCATCAGAAATCATTCAGCAATACGATATTATTGTCGATGGTTCTGACAATTTCTCCACTCGATATTTAGTGAATGATACCTGTGTTGAACTTAATAAACCTTTGGTTTACGGAAGCATTTTAAAATTTGAAGGCCAGATTGCGGTTTTCAATCATAACGGAAGTAAAAATCTCCGTGATTTATTTCCAGAAATGCCCGATCCAAAAGATGTTCCGAATTGCAATTTGAATGGCGTTTTAGGAACATTGCCTGGAATTATTGGGAACATGATGGCTCATGAAACTCTGAAATTAATTCTCGAATTGCCAACGTTACACAATGAATTGATAATTTTTAATACTTTGAACTGGAATTTTACCAAGTTGAATTTCTAA
- the greA gene encoding transcription elongation factor GreA has product MSKVSYYTAEGLKKLKDELEHLKSVMRPKASQDIADARDKGDLSENAEYDAAKEAQGLLEMRIAKLEEVYANARLIDESQLDVSKVLVLSNVKIKNQSNGMEMKYTLVAESEADLKTGKISVTSPIGKGLLGKSVGEVAEITVPNGVLKFEILEITRD; this is encoded by the coding sequence ATGAGTAAAGTATCTTATTATACAGCAGAAGGATTAAAAAAATTAAAAGATGAATTGGAGCATTTAAAAAGTGTAATGCGTCCAAAGGCATCTCAAGATATTGCAGATGCAAGAGATAAAGGTGACTTGTCTGAAAATGCAGAATATGATGCAGCAAAAGAAGCACAGGGTTTATTAGAAATGAGAATTGCTAAACTTGAAGAAGTATATGCAAACGCAAGATTAATAGACGAATCTCAACTAGACGTTTCTAAAGTTTTGGTTTTATCAAATGTGAAAATCAAAAATCAAAGCAACGGAATGGAAATGAAATATACTCTTGTTGCTGAAAGCGAAGCAGATTTAAAAACAGGTAAAATCTCTGTGACATCTCCTATCGGAAAAGGTTTATTGGGAAAATCTGTTGGAGAAGTAGCAGAAATTACAGTTCCAAACGGAGTTTTGAAATTTGAAATTCTTGAGATCACAAGAGACTAA
- a CDS encoding HIT family protein has protein sequence MASIFTKIVNGEIPAYKIAEDDNYLAFLDVNPNAKGHTLCIPKQEIDKIFDMDEELYLGLMKFSKKVAAALEKTVPCKRVGIAVVGLEVPHAHVHLIPLNHMDEMRFIDKVSLSKEEFEALAKDIQSNL, from the coding sequence ATGGCATCAATATTCACTAAAATAGTAAACGGAGAAATTCCTGCATACAAAATTGCTGAAGACGATAATTATTTAGCATTTTTAGATGTAAATCCAAACGCAAAAGGACATACGCTTTGTATTCCGAAACAAGAAATCGATAAGATTTTTGATATGGATGAAGAACTGTATTTAGGATTAATGAAGTTTTCTAAAAAAGTGGCGGCAGCTTTAGAAAAAACAGTTCCATGCAAAAGAGTCGGAATTGCAGTTGTAGGACTTGAAGTGCCTCACGCACACGTACATTTGATTCCGTTAAACCATATGGATGAGATGCGTTTTATTGATAAAGTTTCGCTTTCAAAAGAAGAGTTTGAAGCTTTAGCGAAAGATATTCAATCAAATTTGTAA